Genomic segment of Salvia hispanica cultivar TCC Black 2014 chromosome 2, UniMelb_Shisp_WGS_1.0, whole genome shotgun sequence:
CAGCAACTGTGGATTATAATATTCTCCTCTTCGTGCATAGAAACTTCTATGATACGTTCCCACTACTATTGTGTAGCAAGTGTCATGCACCCGACTTCCCCAACTTGTAATAAGAGAATTAAATTCATTAACATTTTTGAATCTTCCACTAACCTCCTCTAACAGATTCAGattctcaatttcttcaattacTACTTGCATACGGAGTGGTAATTCTAAGTGCTGTAGATTCCCAAGTTTAAGAAACAATCCTTTTGGAAGCATCTTTAGGTTACGCACATTCAGTGCAAGGAATTTGAGATTGAATAATTCTCCAACTCCTCCAGGAACTTCCTTGATAGCTGTATGCGAGATGTTTAACTCCCTGAGTTCTTTCATCTCTCCCAAGTACGGCACATCTTTTATCCTCCGACACGACTTAAGGAGCAATGCCTTGAGGCTCTTCATGGCACAGATTGAGTTTGGCAGCATTTTTATGCTAGTCTGGCTCAAATCAAGAGTGCTTAGTCCTTGCATTTTAGAAAAGAATGAatctggaataaattccaaacaAGCATTATCCCGTAAAATCAATGTTGAGAGCTTAGGACAATCGGGAGATAATCCTCCTTCAATTCTCATTATGCCACCTTTCATTAAGGACACCTTCTCCAGATCCTTTGCCCATTTTCCAGATCCTCTTACCATATATTTCCCCTCACATATCTTCAATGCCATACCTCTTACAAGATCATGCATCTTCACACATTCCGTAGGATCAAACCTCCCGGGAACAACACAACTTTCCAATAAGCATACATTCACTAATTTATCCAATATGGAATGTCCTTGCTCAACTTGCATTCTCCTTGTCTTTCTTTCATCCACCAACCCTCCTGAAATGAACTCTCTAACCAAAgcctctctctctatttcttcatcttcaggATATAACGCACAATGGAGGAAACAATGTTGCAATGTACTGAGTTCATTAGTCTGACCATGACGGTTCCTTTCCAACCGATCAAAACTATATCTCAATACGTCATAAACATCATAAGCATTTTGCAATACGTCTCCATGTGTGAATGGCTCTCTCGCCCCTCATGCTTTGTTAGTTCTGTTAGTTCTGTTAGTTCTGTTAGTTCTCGCCCCTCATGTGTGAATGGCTCTCTCGCCCCTCAATACGTCATAAACATCATAACCTATATATAGTTGAGCCAGCTTTCCCTGAAACACGTTCTGTTAGTTCTTCATAAGCATTTCTCCATGTGTGAATGGCTCTCTCGCCCCTCATGCTTCCAGCCACTGTAACAATTGCTAGGGGCAGACCACCACACAATTCCACCACAGATCTCGCAATCTCTTCTGCCGAAGAATCAAGTTCTATCTCATTTCGTAGCGTTTCATTAAACAATTTCCATGCCTCGTGACGATGTAGAGTTTGCACTGGAATCAATTTTTGGCAAGAAATTTGACGACACACTTCTAAGGAGCGAGTAGTTATAAACAGCCTACAACACTCAACAGAAATGGGACATCCAACCTTTAATAAATCGATATTTTCCCAGACATCGTCTAATATCAGCACTGAATTCTTCATCTGAGACAAAGTTGTATGGAGTCTCCCCGCCCTCAACTCTTCATTATCCTCACCCCCAAAGTCCAAACTTATAAAACGAGCAATTTTATCTTGTAAAGTCGTAACACTAAATTCTTGAGAGACTGTAACCCAAATCACACGTCCCTGAGATTGTTGGAGGAGTCGATTGTTAATGTGCTTTGCCAGTGTCGTTTTGCCCACACCACCCATGCCATAAACACCAATTCTCCACACTTGCTCACTCTCCAAATGTTTCAAAatcttttccaaatttttattaaaagctTCACCAACCATCTCATTTGTCAACAACTTATCTCCCCTACTTCCACAAACATCAAGGACAAGTTCACCAAAATCCCGACTTTGCTCAACAAGCTTGTCAACCTCAACATTTAGTTTAGCTGGTAACTCTCCATCCGTTAATCTGATAGTAAATCCTTCCAATTCCACTCGAGTCCTTAACTCAACAACTTGATTTTCAATGGACCTCACTTCTTCCAACCACTCCTCAACTTCACGTTTCCTTTTCTTTCGACCTGAACGCTCTGAGTTCCTGATTTTTTCCTCAACATCAGATGCCTTAGCACACAATGCATTCAAATTTTTCTGCAGATCTTTTCGATTGGGCTCAaagttgattatatttttcacaGTGTTGTATGCATCACCCGATATTATTTCCCCCACCTTTGACATAATCGGCTCGAAAAACCAGCTTGCCATTTTCACCACTTTGCCCTTTCCAGagtaaaaacataaacaaaaaacaacaattatttgatgtgaaaaataGCTAAAATCTCACTTTTCATGCGATCATCTATTCAGTCCGAAAATGAAAttgcaattaatgaataaagtagaaatacaATATATGTTGAATATGTGAACATAATACTAAGCGCTAGCAATCTATAAGCAAGATGTTAGAGTTGACTCTAGtacatattattattcaaattttccttcattttataaatacaagaaattaaaCCTTCCATTTCCCGAAAGCTTGTGGACATGGTAATATTTGCAAGATCTTGTAAAATACTCACACAAATAAAAGCAGATATGTAAATTAGTAGGAGTATGAGAATTGTCACCTGAGGAGGTTGAATAGATTTGTAGATCTACAAAGAGAGAATCAAAACATGTAAATATGAGTGAAAGATTGATTCACATGAGTATGAAAATTGTTTCATGAGAGATGTGAATGGGTTACCTTGAGATACAATAGATTTGTAGATCGACAAAGAGATAATCACAAGATGTAAATATGATCGTACAAAAAGGAAGGAGCGATAGGTGGTTTATTCACAAGATGTTAATTGATCAGGCATGTTTGAAGAACCAACCGAGAAAGTCACATTGTACTTGCAAATGATTTACTCgaccaaaaaaatagtttgatAACACGAGTATAAAATagttaagtaagagagaaaatagataGAGTAGAAGAtgaataagagagaagaagaaaatttagataaagtgtaaaagaaaatttcatttttaaaatgacaccatttttcgtggacaccccaaaatgataaaatacgtctatttttcgtggacgaagGAGTAGTTTTTAAACAAAACCTATATTTCGACTTTATTTTCTCtgcatttaaaattagatttttatatATCACTCATTAcacaatatttttcttaaactcgtgtttgatataaaaataccaCTTAAATTCATGTCCGAAAGAAACATTATTCTTGTTGCATAGAATTGTTACCTCAGAGATGTTTAACCGCTAGAAATTAGATTGAATAGATTTGTTAATATAGAAAGAGAGACTCCCAATATGTATAGATATGATCGTTCATAAAGGAAGCAGAAAGGAAGAAGCTAGAGAGGGATAAATCAGGCAAGAAGTGGACTTGACGTTACTTGAATCGAATCAAACATGCAGGAAAGAGAGATTAACAAATTACTATacaatagtagtatatgaaaTTGACTTCACTCTGTCTAGCTGTTTTGCAAT
This window contains:
- the LOC125205161 gene encoding probable disease resistance protein At4g27220, coding for MASWFFEPIMSKVGEIISGDAYNTVKNIINFEPNRKDLQKNLNALCAKASDVEEKIRNSERSGRKKRKREVEEWLEEVRSIENQVVELRTRVELEGFTIRLTDGELPAKLNVEVDKLVEQSRDFGELVLDVCGSRGDKLLTNEMVGEAFNKNLEKILKHLESEQVWRIGVYGMGGVGKTTLAKHINNRLLQQSQGRVIWVTVSQEFSVTTLQDKIARFISLDFGGEDNEELRAGRLHTTLSQMKNSVLILDDVWENIDLLKVGCPISVECCRLFITTRSLEVCRQISCQKLIPVQTLHRHEAWKLFNETLRNEIELDSSAEEIARSVVELCGGLPLAIVTVAGSMRGERAIHTWRNAYEELTERVSGKAGSTIYSFDRLERNRHGQTNELSTLQHCFLHCALYPEDEEIEREALVREFISGGLVDERKTRRMQVEQGHSILDKLVNVCLLESCVVPGRFDPTECVKMHDLVRGMALKICEGKYMVRGSGKWAKDLEKVSLMKGGIMRIEGGLSPDCPKLSTLILRDNACLEFIPDSFFSKMQGLSTLDLSQTSIKMLPNSICAMKSLKALLLKSCRRIKDVPYLGEMKELRELNISHTAIKEVPGGVGELFNLKFLALNVRNLKMLPKGLFLKLGNLQHLELPLRMQVVIEEIENLNLLEEVSGRFKNVNEFNSLITSWGSRVHDTCYTIVVGTYHRSFYARRGEYYNPQLLLSACNLVDERVLAEGIVHLTISKPESPSIYSVEGLKGLIEKPEIGALSTFVQPKFSSLTMLRIEKCNKSKMRIPLSGVLNIEVIDISKCEEIEEIFEDEGTSSLTLPKLKILWLDELPRLRKVGIQLSGVPSIQVISVRKCGEIKEIFGDKGTGSLTLSKLKYIQLDELPKLRKVGILLSGVPNLEDIYVRTCGEIEEIFGDEGSSSPTLPELKQLDLQQLPKLKSLCKGTNAIICNSIKDIFIKKCPRLMSKLPVVVDSAVPRRCQIMVAAVGGG